One Nicotiana sylvestris chromosome 12, ASM39365v2, whole genome shotgun sequence genomic window carries:
- the LOC104225584 gene encoding DNA damage-binding protein CMR1-like: MADNKRAASKRQRSKRDDVEASSIIRRISRRSQGMPPELSDGLIDKIDARELSKKSSTCEEFSCDGMVKTIRSLRRHDPLLDTTLTDRQVDLESLELNPNGRTQMVKGAISDVKFLPAANMKVIFVGDELGYLGLWNVDFEEENGDNGIYLYQPHQSKISGILIEPFSMLKIFTSSYDQRIMLLDVEKEAFEEVYKDTYAIYSICHRVQDINCLYFGDEVGALKIFDVRASTLSSLWELHEERINTIHCKPDDPNIVVTSSADRTFSLWDLRSISRDQPKSLTTIRHGGPIHSAYFSPSGSFLATTSSDNTIGIFGGENYKEKFLIHHNNLSGEYISTLRGIWGWDDSYVYIGKIQEKQKHKRKENLKNDDKNGVDDISSVDDDKNGVDIISTVEKKVVRTLQSDYMPTVPYRLAAHPFMVGTLAGATGKGKVYMWVEAAADPAS, encoded by the exons ATGGCTGATAACAAAAGAGCAGCTTCCAAGCGGCAAAGAAGCAAAAG AGATGACGTTGAAGCATCAAGTATTATTCGCCGCATATCTCGTAGAAGTCAAGGAATGCCACCAGAATTGAGTGATGGCCTCATTGATAAAATTGACGCAAGGGAATTATCGAAAAAGTCTTCTACTTGTGAGGAGTTTTCGTGTGATGGTATGGTTAAAACAATAAGAAGTTTGAGAAGACATGATCCGCTACTGGATACAACACTTACTGATCGGCAAgttgatctggaaagtttggagTTGAACCCCAACGGAAGAACACAAATGGTGAAAGGTGCCATTTCAGATGTGAAGTTTCTTCCCGCAGCGAATATGAAAGTAATATTTGTAGGCGATGAGCTTGGCTATTTGGGGCTATGGAATGTGGATTTTGAAGAGGAGAACGGGGACAATGGAATTTATCTGTATCAACCTCACCAGTCCAAAATATCTGGAATTTTAATTGAGCCATTCTCCATGTTGAAG ATATTTACTTCAAGTTATGATCAACGTATTATGTTGCTGGATGTTGAAAAGGAGGCTTTCGAAGAGGTATATAAGGATACTTATGCAATATATTCCATATGTCATCGAGTACAGGACATAAACTGTTTATATTTTGGTGACGAAGTTGGAGcgctaaaaatatttgatgtaaGAGCTAGCACACTATCTTCATTATGGGAATTGCACGAAGAGAGAATCAATACGATACATTGCAAGCCAGATGATCCTAATATTGTAGTTACAAGCTCTGCAGACAGGACTTTCTCTTTGTGGGACTTGAGAAGTATTAGCAGAGATCAACCAAAATCATTGACAACTATTAGACATGGTGGTCCAATTCATTCCGCGTACTTTTCACCTTCTGGGAGTTTTCTTGCAACAACAAG CTCGGACAATACTATTGGTATATTTGGAGGAGAAAACTATAAGGAGAAGTTCCTGATACACCACAACAACCTAAGTGGTGAATATATTTCCACATTAAG AGGAATCTGGGGCTGGGATGACTCATATGTCTACATTGGCAAGATTCAGGAAAAGCAGAagcacaaaagaaaagaaaatctcaAAAATGATGACAAAAATGGAGTCGATGACATTTCTAGTGTTGATGATGACAAAAATGGAGTCGATATCATTTCTACTGTTGAGAAGAAGGTTGTGCGTACTTTGCAAAGTGATTATATGCCTACTGTTCCATACCGTTTGGCTGCTCATCCTTTTATGGTTGGAACACTTGCTGGTGCCACAGGCAAAGGTAAAGTATATATGTGGGTAGAAGCAGCAGCCGATCCAGCATCATGA